The sequence CGCGGGCGGCCATACGATCGCCATGTGCGGTGACCATCCTGACAACGCCCACCCCCACGGTGCCGAGGCCTGCAATGGCGATGCGGAGGGGCTGTGTCATGGTCGCGTCCTTCTTGCGGGGTCGCGCGTGGTGATAGGGGAGGGGGCGGGGTCGTGCAACAGGGGCCGCAGATCGACGCACGGGTGAGGGACCGTTTCTGATGGATCGGACGGATTTGGTAGAGGGCCGCGTCTGGCTGCGCGGGCTGGTAGGGCCGGGCGACCTCGCCCGTTTCGATGCGCTGACCGAAGGGGACGGACGACCTGGGATGCGGCAGGCGGATCCGGCGCTGGTCGCGCTTCTGGGCGAAGGGTCGGTGGTCGGGCAGGCCGTGGGGCGCCTGCTGCCGGGCGCGCGGCCGGTGCGCATCGTGTCCTTCGACAAGCGGGTGGGGCGGAACTGGGCGCTGCCCTGGCACCAGGACCGGGTGATCGCGGTGCGTGAGCGGCGCGACGTGCCGGGCTTCGGCCGCTGGTCGCGCAAGGGCGACATGTGGCACTGCGAGCCGCCCGTGGAGGTGCTGGCGCGGATGCTGTTCGTCCGGCTGCATCTCGACGATCAGGACGCGGAGACCGGGGCGATGGAGATCGCGCTGGGTGAGCCCGGCCCGGTCCCGGTGGCCGAGGCCGCCGCGCGGGCGGAAGCGCTGCCGCGGGAAGTGTGCGTCGCGGCGCGGGGCGACGTGCTGGTGCTGCCGATGCTGACGCTGCACCGCTCGGGCCCGTCGGACCGCGAGACGCCGCGGCGGGTGCTGCGGGTGGATTATGCGGCCGAGGGGCTGCCGGGCGGGTTGGAGTGGGCGCTGGGGTAGGTGCGGAGTGAGCGGGGTGAATGCCGCGTCTCGCAAACGCTTCGGTGGAGCATTTGAGGCGTGAACGGGCGAAGCCGTCGCGGGCGTGGACCGGTGGTGCCGCCTCATCGCAACCGCCCCGGACTTGATCCGGGGCCTTTGGCTGTGGGGTGCGTTGGTGGCAACGGTCCCGGCGCTTCGGCCGGGACGGTGGCGCCTTGCTCCACGGGCCTCGTGGCGGTCACATCGCCGATCCACGCCCAAACAACGCTTTCAGCTCAAGCGTCCTCGCGATATGGTAGTGTGCAAATCAGTGCACACCAGATGATGTAGTCCATGCCGCGTGACCTTCCCCCTGCCTTTCTCGATGTCGAAGCCTCGCTGAGTGGGCGACGCTGGGTGGGCCTCGGTGCGGATGTGGAGCGGGCGGCGGCGCACCTGGCGCAGGTCGGCGGGCTGTCGGACCCGGTGGCGCGGGTGCTCGCGCGCCGGGGCGTCGAGCCGGAAGAGGCCGAGGCCTTCCTCGCCCCGACCCTGCGCGAGTTGATGCCCGACCCGTCGAGCCTCAAGGACATGGACCGTGCTGTCGAGGTCTTCGCCGCCGCCGTGAAGTCCCGCAAGCGCATCGCTATCTTCGCCGATTACGACGTCGATGGCGGCGCGTCGGCGGCGCTGATCCTCGACTGGCTGGGGCAGATGGGCCACGGCGCGACGCTCTACATCCCCGACCGGATCGACGAGGGCTACGGGCCGAACGTGCTTGCGATGGAGGAGCTTGCCGCCGCCCACGACCTGATCATCTGCGTCGATTGCGGCACGCTGAGCCATGAGCCGATCGCCGCGGCAGTGGCGAAGGGGGCGGAGGTCGTGGTGCTCGACCACCACCAGGGGGGCGAAACGCTGCCCCCGGCGCAGGCCGTGGTGAACCCCAACCGGCAGGACGAGGAGGTGGAGTGCACCTACCTATGCGCCGCCGGGGTCGTGTTCCTGATGCTGGCGGGCGCGAACCGGGCGCTGCGG is a genomic window of Pontivivens ytuae containing:
- a CDS encoding phytanoyl-CoA dioxygenase — translated: MDRTDLVEGRVWLRGLVGPGDLARFDALTEGDGRPGMRQADPALVALLGEGSVVGQAVGRLLPGARPVRIVSFDKRVGRNWALPWHQDRVIAVRERRDVPGFGRWSRKGDMWHCEPPVEVLARMLFVRLHLDDQDAETGAMEIALGEPGPVPVAEAAARAEALPREVCVAARGDVLVLPMLTLHRSGPSDRETPRRVLRVDYAAEGLPGGLEWALG